The uncultured Campylobacter sp. genome includes the window GGGTAGTTGTACTCCTGCGGCCATTTGGAGAGCCCGAACGCATGGAAAAATACTTTATAAATATAGCTTATAGCGCCGCCCGTGCGCTGCGTGACGTCCGAGCAAAAGTAGCTCACGCGTCCGTCGCTGTAGTAGCGAGAGCCGATCTTTTGCGTGCGAGCGGGATCCAGCCCCGACATCTTGCGAGCGCCGCAAAATACGCTACTAGCATCCATACCGACGTTTGCGTAGGAGTATCTGCCGGTATCAAGCGCGCGAAAACTCGCCGCGTCCGCGCCGCCCTCCAGCTCGTAAGGAGCGAGGTTCCAAGAGCGTAGATAAATTTTGCCGCTGATGTTGTAATAATCGCTGCCGCCGATCTTTTGTGCGTCCGCGGGCAGCTCGCGCGAGCTATCATACACCGATAACTCATAGATAAAAACGAGCGAGACGAAGAGCGGCACGAAAAGTACCGCAAATAGCAGCCTTAGCGCCTTTTTATCAAATTTGCTTAAATTATTCGTCTTTTTCATAAGGCAATTATATATCTTGCTAGTTTAAAACGTTTGAAATTTGAAAGCGTTTGCGGGGGAAATTTTAAAATTTAGGGCGTGGTAAATTTGATGGCGAAAACTGCGGGTAAATTTGACGGCAAAGTCCAAGCTCAAATTTACCCGCAACCGCGCGAAACGACGCAATCTCCGCGCAAATTTTACTTAGTAGCCGTCAAAATGCTTGGTCTTAGGTAGCACCAAATTTAACGTAATTCCGATGAGCGCGCCGAGTCCCACTCCGCTAAAACTCATCGCGCCAAAATCCAGCACCATGCCGCCGATCGCGCAGACGAAGATGAGCGCGACGATGATCATATTGCGCGGCTCGGCCAGATCCACGCTGTTTTTTATGAGCGTTTCCATGCCCACGCTAGCGATGATACCGAAAAGCAACAACATAATGCCGCCGATGACGGGAGCGGGGATCGTGGAGAGCGCGGCGCCGAGCTTACCCACAAAAGCTAGCAGTATCGCTGTAAGCGCGGCAAAGGTCATGATGGCGGGATTGTAGGCCTTCGTGATGCTGACCGCGCCCGTGACCTCGGAGTAGGTAGTGTTTGGCGGCCCGCCGAAGCAGCCTGCCAGCGACGTCGCGAGTCCGTCGCCAAGTAGCGTGCTTTTAAGCCCCGGGTTTTTGAGGAAATTTTCCTTCGTGACGTTGCTGATAGCAAGCATATCGCCGATGTGCTCGATCGCGGGCGCAATCGCGATAGGCACCATGTAGATCACGGCTTCGAGCTTAAAAACCGGTGCGGTGAAATTTGGCAGCGTAAACCACGGCGCAGTTAAAATCGGCGTAAAATCCACGATCCCGACAAACAGCGACGCGCAGTATCCCGCCGCGATGCCGCAAAGTATCGGCACAAGGCGCAGCATGCCGCGACCAAACATCATCACAACGATAACCGCCGAGAGCGAGATGAGCGCGATAGTAAGCGACTGTCCCTGCGTATAGAGCGCCTCTTTGCCCTTGCCCATGACCATATTTACGGCTGCTGGCGAGAGGATGAGACCGATCGTCATGATGACGGGACCGACGACTACGGGCGGTAAAATTTTGTGCAAAAATCCATCGCCTTTGAGCCTAATGAGCAGGCTCAAAACTACGTAAAAAAGCCCCGCCGCGATAACCCCGCTCATCGTTGCGGCGACGCCCCACTCTTTCACGCCGAAGCTTAGCGGCGCGATGAACGCGAAACTGGACGCGAGAAAGATCGGCGGGACGTGTTTACGCGTGATGAGCTGAAACAGCAGCGTGCCGATGCCCGCTGTAAACAGCGCCACGGACGTATCAAGCCCCGTTAAGATCGGCACCAGCACGAGCGCGCCAAACGCGACGAATAAAAACTGCACGCCGACGAGAGCGTCTTTGAACCTGAGATTGTAGCCTTCGTATTTTTCCATTTTTTCCTCTTTTATCTTTGCGGCTTGTCTTTTGAGCGCTTTTTGCGGAGTTTGCTAAAATTTTGCTCGGCAGACTACTCCGTCTAGCCTACGCAAAATTTTCGCTGCGCAACCCCAAAAATCATCTCAAAACAAGCATAGCGTTTTTGCGAAGCAAAATGTTTCTACAAAATACTTCGCCTTGGCTCCTGTATTAAAATTTATAATACACCGACATTCTGTAAAATTTTAACTCGCCGCAGTCGCGGACGAATAGTCCGCTCCTTTGCAAGCACTAAAAATTTATCGAAACTACATATCATCTGTCTTGAATATTTTCAAAATTTATGCCTTTCCGCCTTATTTTACCGCGAATTCCATCCAAAGCCCACGATTGCGCTCCTTTATTCGGCTCATTTCCGCCTCGTCTAAAGAAAAAATACCACGCCTTAATTTTTAAATCTGACACATCAAAAATTTTGACCTACCCAGTCGCAGACGGGCAGTCCGCTCCACCCTCCACTGCCGACCATCGGCGGCTGCAAGCAAAACGAAGCAATAGCGCTTCTAAACTACCTGCGATCCATCTTAAATGTTTTAAAATTTTACGACCTCGCTTTAAAATTTCGCGCTCAAGCTTAAAGCTAAATTTCAAATCAAAGCCGCTACGCCAC containing:
- a CDS encoding uracil-xanthine permease family protein, with amino-acid sequence MEKYEGYNLRFKDALVGVQFLFVAFGALVLVPILTGLDTSVALFTAGIGTLLFQLITRKHVPPIFLASSFAFIAPLSFGVKEWGVAATMSGVIAAGLFYVVLSLLIRLKGDGFLHKILPPVVVGPVIMTIGLILSPAAVNMVMGKGKEALYTQGQSLTIALISLSAVIVVMMFGRGMLRLVPILCGIAAGYCASLFVGIVDFTPILTAPWFTLPNFTAPVFKLEAVIYMVPIAIAPAIEHIGDMLAISNVTKENFLKNPGLKSTLLGDGLATSLAGCFGGPPNTTYSEVTGAVSITKAYNPAIMTFAALTAILLAFVGKLGAALSTIPAPVIGGIMLLLFGIIASVGMETLIKNSVDLAEPRNMIIVALIFVCAIGGMVLDFGAMSFSGVGLGALIGITLNLVLPKTKHFDGY